From the genome of Papaver somniferum cultivar HN1 chromosome 2, ASM357369v1, whole genome shotgun sequence, one region includes:
- the LOC113347645 gene encoding stress-response A/B barrel domain-containing protein UP3-like — translation MMSLRVNSPISSSTFSHLLLHKPKPIFPLSLISKPFSQTRKFSIKMSSSTQTIEHIVLFKVNEKTEPTKINTMLNRLNNLISLDQVLYLSAGPIFRNKSASSSYNFTHLLHSRYKSKEDLNGYGVHPDHQSVVKENVLPICDEIMAVDWVSNLENGSSSLVVKPGSAMKITFLKLKEGLGETEKGVVLNTISGIKNGVGKDFIEQISFGENFSPRAKGFTIGSIAVCGGVEELDKLDLNQEGVEKEKEKVRDLLDGVIVLDYVVPNSLSTANL, via the coding sequence ATGATGTCTTTGAGAGTCAATTCACCAATCTCATCTTCAACTTTCTCACATCTTCTCCTCCATAAACCCAAACCCATCTTCCCACTCTCTCTAATCTCAAAACCCTTTTCTCAAACAAGAAAATTCTCCATCAAAATGTCTTCTTCAACTCAAACAATAGAACACATAGTCCTTTTCAAAGTCAATGAAAAGACAGAACCCACAAAGATCAACACAATGCTTAATCGCCTAAACAATCTGATTTCATTAGATCAAGTCCTATACTTATCAGCAGGACCCATTTTCAGAAACAAATCAGCTTCATCTTCATACAATTTCACTCATCTGTTACACAGTAGGTACAAATCCAAAGAAGATTTGAATGGTTATGGTGTTCACCCAGATCATCAATCTGTTGTTAAAGAGAATGTTTTGCCAATCTGTGATGAAATCATGGCTGTTGATTGGGTTTCTAATCTTGAAAATGGGTCTTCTTCTTTGGTGGTTAAACCTGGATCTGCAATGAAAATTACATTCTTGAAATTGAAAGAGGGTTTAGGTGAGACTGAAAAAGGGGTTGTTTTGAATACTATTAGTGGGATTAAAAATGGGGTTGGAAAGGATTTTATTGAACAGATTAGTTTTGGTGAGAATTTTTCTCCCAGAGCTAAAGGGTTTACTATTGGGTCTATTGCTGTGTGTGGTGGAGTGGAGGAGTTGGATAAGTTGGATTTGAATCAAGAGGGTgtggagaaagagaaggaaaaggtTAGAGATTTGTTGGATGGTGTTATTGTTTTGGATTATGTTGTTCCTAATTCACTGTCTACTGCTAATCTTTGA
- the LOC113353266 gene encoding transcription factor MYB8-like, which produces MGRSPCCSKEGLNRGAWTATEDKILSDYIKKNGEGGWRNLPTKAGLKRCGKSCRLRWLNYLRPDIKRGNISSDEEELIIRLHKLLGNRWSLIAGRLPGRTDNEIKNYWNTNLAKKIQNHSASSSTRKSPIKSKEKKRTSVETRTSKPKIKSSTVVKTKALRCTKLFFSPTPQAQIVENRDKIRGSTDHCTEMKLESANGFPACSLRGKNLFQNYEMGFNNDTESCYLSEFSQLSSFGGGKMEDFSSPSSDESLVLLDEMLQSWTGNEYCIQEGWLKE; this is translated from the exons ATGGGTAGAAGTCCTTGCTGTTCTAAGGAAGGTTTGAACAGAGGAGCTTGGACTGCTACTGAAGACAAGATACTCTCTGATTACATTAAAAAAAATGGTGAAGGAGGTTGGAGAAATCTTCCCACCAAAGCTG GTCTAAAGAGATGTGGGAAGAGTTGCCGCCTACGTTGGTTGAATTACTTGAGACCTGATATTAAGAGAGGAAATAtttctagtgatgaagaagaactcATCATTAGACTTCATAAGCTCTTAGGAAACAG ATGGTCTCTAATAGCAGGAAGGCTACCGGGAAGAACAGATAATGAAATCAAGAACTATTGGAATACTAATTTAGCTAAGAAGATTCAAAACCATTCAGCTTCAAGTTCAACTCGAAAGAGCCCCATTAAGtctaaagagaagaaaagaacatCTGTTGAAACACGAACATCGAAGCCGAAGATTAAATCATCAACTGTTGTGAAGACGAAAGCACTTAGGTGTACCAAGCTATTCTTCAGTCCTACTCCACAAGCACAAATTGTAGAAAACCGTGACAAAATTAGAGGATCCACTGACCACTGTACGGAGATGAAATTGGAGTCTGCAAACGGGTTTCCGGCGTGTTCACTTAGAGGAAAGAACTTGTTTCAAAACTATGAAATGGGTTTCAATAATGATACTGAAAGCTGTTACTTGTCTGAATTCTCTCAACTAAGCAGTTTTGGTGGTGGAAAAATGGAGGATTTCTCTTCACCAAGTTCGGATGAATCGTTGGTTTTACTTGATGAAATGCTGCAAAGTTGGACAGGAAATGAATATTGCATTCAAGAAGGTTGGCTCAAAGAATGA